aacaaaacaaagaccagacacgactcgactcgacaagacagacatccgagaagaacgaacgcaggcaagccaaccaacgtattcaaacaaaacaacgtgacagaaaaccaaccgtcggccgccgccacaaacacggcgacaatcaaccacgacaacaacaacaccgcttaccgctaccgccgcccacacccgccaccgacccccgcaatccaaccaccacggcacgcaaacagcatccccacgggcatacagacagacacccacaccaaacgcaacacgacaatcaaaaccttccccgacgtgctttgatggccctgagaagggccgttttgggccgcgcgtctcttgcgcgccactagacgacgacggggggtggggacgacggagtcaagcgccaaacccttcctttcccatctctttctcctctactctacttcttcttcttgggcgaagccttcgccttagacggcgtcgtcgccttcttcgggcgcggcgccttcggcttcttcgtcggaaccttggcggccttcttcgccttcgacggcgacttggccttggccggcttggccgcagccgccttcttcgcacccgcgggagcggccgacgccgcagacgccttcttggcggcgcccgccttccgaccggtcgccgccttcacgccaccagccttctttgcgccggccgcacgggcgcccttcttctccttgctggccggagcggcgcgcttcttcttggcaccgccagcacgagccttgccgccctcggccgcccccccgccgccggcgccggcaagcttgaacgagccggacgcgcccttccccttcgtctgcaccagctcgcccgccacgacggccgacttgaggtacttcttgataaacggcgccagcttctccgcgtccagcttgtagtgcgcggctatgtacttcttgatcgcctgcagcgacgacccgccgcgctccttcagactcttgatggcggccgtcaccatctcagaggtgcgcgggtgcgcaggcttggcgcgcggcttcttcgcagacgacgcagacttggccttcttcgtcgtgccggtggcggcgggtgccgcagcagtctcgttcgtagccgcctgatctgccatttcgacgacgcgcgtaacacacagcgagagcgagcgggacggcaggcacgcaagcacagcacagcagcagagcagagaatcacaaggcccagccagtgtcgcgggcgggcgcggacggccgagagagcggccgccactctgcgcgccgccgcgccgcgcctcccgcgcttgctaccgcccaacgtccgacagcctgtgcggagcagccccaaacctgcgccacaaccgcccgcgcctttcaaaccaccgaggatggggctacacacagccacaccacagtcgccaaccagtcgccacggcagcgccgcaaaccacggccaaactgcagctaccgcgcgctacagcctgggtcggcccgccgagaatcgccgcccccgcccaaatgccgcccccacagccccagccgacgacccgccacaatggccaaaccttcggcaaaactcccacaccgtcgccgcggcagcccggccagcgcggccggcgccacagccacacaagccgaggcgtgcggcgatgacggccgtgcaaacgcgcctccgccgccccatcgccttccgtcgccctcccgccgtttcccgatcggcccgcagccgtcgggccacatcgcgcgccgtcctcctcctctcgcccgccaacattcacagccgtttctcaacaattgcccgccgcaaacggacgccgcctgcgcaacaggcgccgccgcccctcgccgcttccgacccgacccaacccctcgaccgaggcaaaccgcaatccgaatctacagaccaacccaatctgccgtcaagcacacacgacagccgaccttacacgttacgcgttacacattacgtttacacgtctacgttaggttaggttaggtggacgtgggttaggttaaggggacttgggttaggttaagcgtcaaacttaggttaagcattcaaacacgtcaggcgtcagaggttaggttaggttaggttaggttaggttaggttacacgttaggttaaggggtcagtgctaggttaagaagcgtcaaacgtaggttaaaaaagcgttcaaacgtgaggcgtgagccggacagcttaccttacgtagacgttaggggctcacaggctgagctcacctcgccacaccacaggttcggttcggttcggttcggttcgctcggctcagcgtaaagcgccgaggtcagggttacgttcgttcaccttcgggcgccacactttcggttgaaaggtcgcgacgggacgacgtcggcaggcacgccgcaaacgaacaaaaacgtacagacgacgtcggaaaccgccgacagacgggggagcagcacgaccacgaccagacaccgagcgcgaacgagacacacgcgaaccacccccaccggccaaagggcaccacacaacaacccagagcaccacgtgtcgacaccagagcaacccgccgctcacgcgacatggctggcaccgaagggcaaccgcccgcaactgcgctttccgcgccggcccggatgcacgtcgtgctacaacaacaccactaccgtacacagccgctgttcacaacatcactatcaatggcgcgcccgcggctcgccgccgtcgcagtcgcagccccaacgccagcacttttgcaccaccattcacacgcaccgcaacacagctcgccgacacagccgaacaaaacaaacaccacacaacaacagcaacaacgccgccgcctctacttgtgccggcgacccaccccgccgatggcgcacctttcgccagccggcaatcgacacacacgcacccacccaccggggcccagtgcaaaaaaaaaacaaaaaaaaacacacaaaaacaaaaaaacaaaacaacacaaacgacacgggaagcgcacaccgccacttcgcgcgcacgccaccaaccagtcgtcgtctcaaaataacaaacacaaacaaaataaactaacaactagggcaacacaaaacaaaaacgcctcgcacgaaccgcccacaaaaaggacaagcacacgcacagcctctgctgacgaccacgacgcagcggcacgctgctcctgtcccgcgccacgcgccccgcgccccgcgccccactcgattcacaactcacgcgacaccgtcaacgacgggctcgcttcccgcaacctaccacctttccgccacgacgcacagccccagccccacccgacgactgcactttcaccaccgcctcccccttcccccccaaaacacacacacacagccagccaaaaacgcactcgcgacccacacatgcacgtgcatcggcacacgccaaccagtcaacgtcgacaaccacacgcaaggctcgaaacgaaaacgaaaccggcgtccttccacgttgccatcaagctacgcgacacaagacacaaggaaccaacacaacagccggccccactaattcccactctcacgccgcaaaaagcacaccgaaaccgccaaacacgcacgcacattccccttcgcactgacaccaccgaccggctcgctaccacacacctctcggcagccgtttcacgccaattcgccacaccgcccacacagtcgacaagcgcccgccctgtacggcacacgcaacgacgcagcgcagcaaagggcgcccgcaacacatacctctccgccgcccgacgcgccaaccgccacaccacaccgccagccactcgcaaattgtgcactgccaccagccacacgtccaacacgccgcgccgcctccggccacccgccagggggcgctcacgtccgcgacaacagcgcggcccgccgggccgggccgggccgaaccgaaccgagccgccgctgctctgcactcggcacggccacaccctgctgcagaccgggctcgtccctctgtacgcgtctgcctgcgcatcaacacaacacgaccttttttttttttttttttttttttcctctctaccgccaacccttcttctcgcgttttactcgttgttgcagcagcggcgcacacctacacatccacagccccagccgagccggcctcacctcagggcccgccgccagcgtctcctcctcgggcacaggtgcggtgctgtggccgcccatccaaccgcattgctggccgtccagccaccaggcgttcccactgccgcgagccacgccgcgcaccgaccctgctgcagaaaacgaagcatagccagagaccgaccgatacacaaagcaagccgtcgcctcgcctcttgtccttcctgccttccttccgcccccgcccttctcacaccaccgcctctccactttcgccccccccccctccttttttttttttttttttgttgttttcttctttctttctttctttctttggccctctctccttcccgccatggcggttacggcaccgcctgcagcggcagattgtttgcgcccacacgcctactcctaccaccattaaccttgccctgccctgccctgcccatcaacgtcgcagtcgaaccgacgcttgccaacacactgcccacgttcctttctcttttcggcctacgcccattacgcgccgccgccacagcaccttcccttcccacaacacaccgacgtcatcacacgcacccaacacaggggccacgaccgtgttcctcgcccactcccatcccgcacggtacgcacattcccaactactaccgcgcaccctccctttccaatctgtgtgtctctgtgtctgtgtcctgtccgcgcgtgacgcctctcaacatccgccgtcccccgtcccgttttcgcccccatgccgtcgtcgcgccgcctcctccccgtccaccgccgcccctgtccgccccgcaccacaccatacaccgctgcttgtcccggccgttgccaccaaaggcgccgaccgcaaacgcgccacgccgcagcccccgtgcgtctcgcgctcgcttgcatctccgtgccgacgctgcctctcttcccgctcgcactcgacctcgacaacacagtctttggctccgccactgcgtgttccggtggtacgcacgctgcaacacgtatgtattcattaccagagcgatggcgaggcatgacagcatctctgtctgaccagagagttctttatcgctgctagtcggcgcttggaccgcgccagacgacagtagtggcacgcaccgggtcgccaggaacagttgttatatatattgtagcgcgagtcgggagaggtagtagtcggtcgacagtagtagcgggtggacggttgtactgagcgggcgtcggcggcgtgctctgctcgtctcgcgactctggtcacggttcgggacgatgtatagtatattgtgtgttataatcaaaaggtggtgtgacgctgcattgcgcaaatctgataacgtatgttcattgtacttattttgttcaacaacaaaagccccactattactttttttctaaagtaacttttgtctcttaacgaaaaacattcactttttaaagactacttcctatggcatttccctccaaggagtgcaattaattaccagccagcactcattcattgcacacagctgtgtaaggggtatctacaattgaggagcggatataaatgcaattttttgttttttttttgtgtgtgtgtgtgttgtaacctcccagcaaaatttaaaataatggacaatgttatttacggatgctaatggacattgcgctaattgtaacctcgcccacaatgagaggtattgaaaatggcaacaaaaatgtgaaattcgcaatctgactcaaatataaagtcttcacacaacatttaaaaacgtccgttcagtgacaagaaacttcaattaaaccgaaatatcggtctttggccctgtgcaaaacaatcagaattaaagtcttacctccgaataaatggatgtcacatttctgctctggttgttgcgcagcgcttggacgaactgcattgcaaataataatattctctttttttgtgattttagtgacatttttcttcaaagaagtggaatgaagtgtgaagtgcaacgaactctttagttcaataaaaaattaaatgtttgaaaaatgcttttgaaataaaaattattattgggcaacttgttggagaataattacaataaatacactttttcattatctaatgattatattaattaacagtataccttattcaccatcttgaccagtgttgccgaccgcctacatcacacaaccgcacgactactgacagagtacagccctcaactacacagagctacggactcgcaacgactactactgactgactgactgactgactgagaaccgctcgcaacactcgcgcagtccagcgcaaactctctggtcacagatgctacaatgtctcgccatcgctactatgttacatacgtgtttcagtgtctttttcattggggtaacgatctttggctctttctattctgaatacagggccaaaggtcaacgctgctgcccttatacaatttatcaggtttcattatgtctgttgcaatgttacatacggttcactctttcattaatattatcgttgggtttgttttgtagggacgttagttaacattctggcacatttttattatcatcggactctctgctatttgtgcagggaggttatacctgggtccatttccatttccatttacattttaatattgatagactttttgttttcttttttgtttcttgttgtttttccttcttttttcttgttgttttttttttgttttgtttttcccgctctcaccaccaccgccgcatcacgccttccgttttcttggtttcttttctgttcttcaactgcttcaacatcaccgcgccccatttccacaccacagccatcagcctccaagacgggcgggcgcagtgtgccatttccggcgcacgagcacacccgtacggtactctcctcgcccccacgccaccaacaacacagcgaccacgcggctttcaggcatggcacggcacggcacggcacggcacggcacggcacggcacggcacggcacggcacggcacggcacggcacggcaccggcgaaatgcgccgcccccgcccctccgcgcatccgtccgtctcgccacgttcactgacagccgcgtctgcggctacaccacgacaaccacaacacaacaccgctcccctccctggcaactcacattgtttttctcctcctcttttgcacaaaccacaacgccgagcacaggcgcaagccacccacaccgcgcccctccccgtcccgtctttggccgccgctcctcgtttcctcgtttgccccctcccatctcccgaaatgccatgccagcagcgttacgcatgcccctcccacatgcagggcacgcccacctccaaacactgccaattcacggacgcacgcacacacacacacacacacacacacacacacacacacacacacacacacactcactcactcactcactttctcgacacctttctgtacggagggtgcgtcatctcgaccgtgacagagtgacggcaactatcgacgatccatttccccccactggtaaaacatgtccactaacacctacatacatcattcaagtacacagacaatagcatacacacaatgggagggcacacgaacatggacggcacggcactgtcatacactcttcctcagaaccatatcaacaaacgttacgtacatccgggaaagcgaaagcgaacgcgaacgcgaaagcgaaagcgaaagcaaaagcaaaagcaaaggcaaagcccaatgcagccgtcaaaggtaacgttcaccacggcagacacttgcagccgcgccgccgttaaacgcatttcagtgcggctccaatacgcctccgacacgggaacgttccgttgctctacgaatgcgtttctcccctttttcccttcctctctcttttgccccccctccttgcactcttgcctccttcctcacgctctgcccagacattcgaccgatcaaagtcaacctttcgttaccgttctcagcgcgacggtgtacaacagtatgacgggtgtgcccaagacttcggttcagttgcgtgacgccggtctatcgcgccgatcgacagttactcagggggcgacggatcggaccacgtcaccgacacacaaaacactttcaaacaaacaaatacataccggatggacacagacaaacacgtgtacagacattcgccaaacaaacgaccgccgccgccgccgccgccgtcgtcgtctagcgtcgcgcttactgtactgcactggacacgcgtgcatcttgaatgacgacatcggtgtgcgtgcgtcgtacgcaatcagtcagacacggctatcaaacatcagagtcgaatggtacatcatcgtgcgtgtcgccgtacacgtacagtacaatacaacaacaatgcgtcttaatggcacgttcatttcaacgtcactcacacacctccacgctgcagttacgtcgcaccattgtcaaactcggcgtacagcaaagggaatagtgggcggcaaacaaaaccaaacaaaaacatttcacatttcaccctcgccatgtatgatgtgcaaaaaaacaaacccgcaaacggccgtcgttacggtgacacaaaagtcgccgatcgcacagtcccccctcgcagacgggtaacacacacacacacacacacacacacacacacacacacacacaccaacaacaccaacgggtcaaaaaccacgccaacgaggcgtgccaccattccacgccacggcgaccaacctcgtggccgtaccccgcgcaacacgctttgacgcgcccccccacccacaatcaaaatgcacacatacatcacagccgtccacacaaacaacaacaacaacaattccgcccttcccgcaaaaggcaagttggtggccctgaaaagggccgttttgccgctctcgcaacggaggagccttctccatccttccttccttccattccagagccacctccttacttggagctcgtgtacttggtcaccgccttcgtgccctcgctcacggcgtgcttggccagctcgccaggcagcaacagccgcacagcggtctggatctcgcgggacgtgatggtcgagcgcttgttgtagtgcgccaggcgagaagcctcggccgcaatgcgctcgaaaatgtcgttcacgaagctgttcatgatgctcatcgccttcgacgagatgcccgtgtcagggtgcacctgcttcagcaccttgtagatgtagatggcatagctctccttcctcttgcgcttcttcttcttgtcgcccttcgaaatgttcttctgcgccttgccagccttcttggcggccttcccgctagtcttgggcggcatctcgaaccaacgtacggcagcagcaacaccagtagcaagcgctccgctctagtcagcgtctccccacacagtggcacccgccgccagccgccgccgcacctttaccagctcgccctgttgcggccgccgaccaatggggcgcgcgcgcaaccggccgccgcacccgagcccataaagcacccccaccccggctgcgccggcacgcacgcgaCGCGAGAGCGCGCTGAGCCGCCGCAGCGAGAGGACGCTCTGGCTCGCCGCTCCGCTTTGTGTCGCTGGCGCTTTTGTTCGCGCGCGTCATTGTCCTCGCGCCTTTGTTAAGGCACGTGGTCACTGGCGAGTGTGCTACGGAAGCTGCCGCGAATCCCCACTGCTGACTACTCGCTTGCGAGTGTGTCAGCGGCGAAATTGTCGTGCACTCCTCGTTACCGGCTGCGAATCAAATCGATTCAGTAATCGATTTGTGCCGCGCCTAGGGACCGTTAGGGCACGACGTGAGCCAggacccccttcacgtgggacaAGTCCGCGGTCACTAGAGTAGAGACGACCATCTATCCTACCTACCACACAACTGCCCTATGGACCGACAAACGACTAGTGACGCTGACCAGGCATACCTGCCCACCGCTGACTCGAACCACCGTGACCGAGAGTTCATCCTCATGAACAAGATCGCTCACGGGGGCTCTTACCCCGGTCGAGATGACGACTTGGCGGCCATGATTACCTCCGGAAATATCCGGAAAGCCGCTGCACTACCGAGCTCGGGGAAGCAAGAATCGGGCGTGCCACCGAGAGCCTCGCCGGTCGCACCGCAAAAAATTGCGGTCCCGGCGACGGCGGCCTCGAAGGGAGTTGCGCCGCTGGACTCGACCACCCAAGAGGTCGATGCTCCCCCGGTTGCCCCACTGGCCCCGATGCAACAAGAAGAACCCCTTGTCTCGCTAGTAGACGCGCCGTCCTGCGCTGGGGACATCCCTGCGGTCTGGACGGGCGCTAAGACAGCGCAAGAGGCTACTGAGATGAAGGTCATCGACCTCCCAGACGCGAACCTTGCCGAGGCAATCGCCGAGGCAGAAAGTCGTGATGCAGACCATGACGACGCCCGTGCGCCCAGGAAGCGCCGGGCCGTGACACACGACGACTCAGACACACACTCCTCGACCTCTGACTCTGCAAGGCCGAGGAAGAAGGCACCCAGAGCCTCCCGCGCTGCCGCTGCAGCTGCTGGGAGGGCTGGTGCTAGTGCCGCCAAGGCACCACACCCAACGAGGACGCAGCAGCCCACTGCGACAGTCGCTGCCGCCAGGCAGCCTGATGAGGACGGCTTTGTTGCCCCACCTAGGAGGCACACCGCCAAGGCTGCCGCACTGCAGCCACCGCAGCCGCTGCCGACCACAAATGCGTTCGCAGGGGCGAACGTAGATGAGATGGAGGACGACGAGGCGCCCCTGGCGCCGCCACAGAGGAAGCCGCCGCCCCCACCACCCAtcgtcgtccaatgggacggcgAGTACAGAAACTTCGAGCAAAAGCTCGTCAGGTTGGCCGCGTCAACCACCCTCAAGTCTGCCGGCCGCGACCTCTACAAGGTCACGGTCACGTCACACGAGGAATACCGTGCGGTGATGGACGCCATCTGCAAGGAAGGCCTCCATTGCTTCACACACCCCTCTGAGCCGCTCAAACTCCTgaaggtggtattccgccaccttccTCTCAAGTTTGGGGCGGACTACCTCCGCGAGGAGCTCGAGGACATGGGATTCGGCATCAGGTCCACAGGCCTGATGAAGTCTCCCAGGACCCACCGCGACATGCCGCTGTACCAAGTTGTCCTAGTCGACAACCTGGAAAATCGAAAGATCTTCCAGGTACAGCGGGTCGGCCGTGTCAAGGTCGAGGTCGAACCGCTTAGGGCCAAGGGGAAAAGGGCCCAATGTTTCTCCTGTCAGCGGCTAGACCATGTCTCAAGGTACTGCTCCATGCCCCCCCGCTGCGTCAAGTGCGCGGGACAGCATGAGAGCCGATCTTGCGGACTCCCCCGCGAGGACAAGCCGACCTGCTGCAACTGCGGCGGGCCGCACGTAGCCTGCTACAGAGGCTGCACGGCCTTCCAGAGGGGCCGGAACCAGCAGCGAGGCAGAGGTGCTCCTTCTAGAAAGGTGCACCCTACCACCAGCTTCGCTGCCGCCACCAAGAGCGGGCTACAGCGCTCGGGCCATCACGATGGAGAGTTACAGCAGACGTCTGCGCCTTCCACGGCTCCGCCCGAGAGGGCAGCAGCTCTCGTGGCCGCGCCTGACACGCGGGCTGCCCGTCCACGCAGGCGTCGCCGGCGCGGAGGGCGTGCCACCCGTGCCGCAGCGCAACAGACTGTCACCGACACTCCACCGCAGCAGCGGCAACCAGCCCGCGCTGCGCCACGGCTGCAGCCGGACACTGTCACCCCGCGGCAGTCAACGCCACCAGAGAGGCCCCAGCCAACCGCCCCTGTGGCGGAGGTCGCCCCAGCGACATCCGGCGTCTCCTCTGCACCAGAAGCAGCAGCTGAGCTCCGATCGCTTCTGCGATCGTTGAGCCAGGTGCTCGAGCAACTGCCGGTGCTCGTCACCGCAGTCACGGCGGCCCTCCAGGTCGGCGTAGTTC
The sequence above is a segment of the Schistocerca serialis cubense isolate TAMUIC-IGC-003099 unplaced genomic scaffold, iqSchSeri2.2 HiC_scaffold_151, whole genome shotgun sequence genome. Coding sequences within it:
- the LOC126443460 gene encoding DNA translocase FtsK 1-like — protein: MDRQTTSDADQAYLPTADSNHRDREFILMNKIAHGGSYPGRDDDLAAMITSGNIRKAAALPSSGKQESGVPPRASPVAPQKIAVPATAASKGVAPLDSTTQEVDAPPVAPLAPMQQEEPLVSLVDAPSCAGDIPAVWTGAKTAQEATEMKVIDLPDANLAEAIAEAESRDADHDDARAPRKRRAVTHDDSDTHSSTSDSARPRKKAPRASRAAAAAAGRAGASAAKAPHPTRTQQPTATVAAARQPDEDGFVAPPRRHTAKAAALQPPQPLPTTNAFAGANVDEMEDDEAPLAPPQRKPPPPPPIVVQWDGEYRNFEQKLVRGAGTSSEAEVLLLERCTLPPASLPPPRAGYSARAITMESYSRRLRLPRLRPRGQQLSWPRLTRGLPVHAGVAGAEGVPPVPQRNRLSPTLHRSSGNQPALRHGCSRTLSPRGSQRHQRGPSQPPLWRRSPQRHPASPLHQKQQLSSDRFCDR